ATATCTGCACAAATATGGAAGTGATGAACATGTTTGCCATTCAAAGCCGATCGATACAGTGAAAGGCACAATAAACTAAATTTCCCAATTGTTCAGAGTTATGTGAGCGTATACTAGCATCAACACACAAGTGATGACAATAAgatggttgacccattggtcataGGGGGTGAAGAGAGGAATAGAGACTTTGCCTCTTCTATGCACTTAATGTGATCACCATCGGGTAAACCGGAACTCTGAAGAATTAGGACATTTATTTTTGTTGGTGTTACTTACCTGAGCCAGATAGGGCGTCAAATGGGAGAACAGGTTGACTGGTTAACTGGTATGATACCACTGACCTACAAGATAATATATCAATtatcatcaacaaacattaacAAATATCATACACAAACCAATGCAGCCCACAGTTACATCAACTGTAAGTCAGGCAAGTCTCGTTACATAAACCTCCTTCCCATTCGCCTGATAAAAGCTGGGGGTTCCCAGATGCAATATAGTGAATTTGCACAAAGTTAAGTTCCAGTATGAGaattatttccaaacttttttatTTTCAGACTTCTTGACTAAGTTTCAACCACTAGTCCTGAGaaggaacattttttttaaaagctcATCAAAATTActcttttttgttgttatttacaAATTGCAGCAGTTTATTACAAGCTGTTGAAAAATACAATGTCTTCTTCTCCCCACTCCCTGTCTTAATGGGGTATTCTACACACACTCCCTATggtagacatggccttaatctcccacacaggaggtgttgttttcaaatggagtcacccattcaggtaaccctatttgaaatccacactccctgtgtggacgagaAAGGTCATGTCTGGGgattatgtatttcaactggaatagctgacTATTATTGCACATTTCTGGTTTTctttatttccaaacaaagctGTTGCGGACCAACAGTGGACGATAGACAATCCTTTCAATCGGACAAATATACTCACTTGAATTTGTTGTAGAAAATCTCTGccgtatcaaattcaaaacccTCGTTCATGATGGCTGAAGATATAAGTGATGCTTCCGTAAAATTGGGTGGTTTTCGGCCAACTTCCTTAATGTGGAACAATATATTCTTAGGATGTGTTCTGCACAGGGTAATATAAAACACGGAAGTGTTGTTTAACACACAGATTTAGAAATTGAAACCAAAAACAGATATTTATATAGTTTGAGGATTAAGGCCCTTGGTTCAAAATAAAAAGGTTCTAGTCAATTcgcttttaaagaaatattaagAATCTTAAATTTCTACTGGTTCCCATGCAATTGGAGATAACCAGAATCGTTGTCACTTTATGTTATGCGAATACTCTTCAAGGACAATCTGGTAAATGCTGCTCTTTATCTGCCAGTCTCAATCACATCACTTTATTTCACAGGATATAATTTTGCTCATTTAGACGTCTTGACATTGCTTTGAGGCATCACCTAGCCAAAATCCCTCTGTTTAGTAGTGTGTGACTGAGGAAATCACGGTTGTAAAACATACATGCTAATGTGAGCAGTCAATAGGTCCTTATGATAAAACACTTAAACACATATTAGTGGTCACGTAATTGCTTTGCATCATCGCACAAACCATAAAAACGCTCACCTGTCTCGTGTTTATAATCACTCATGATTTACTCATGGCCTGAACAAAGAACTCTCAAACCAGGAATGAGCCGCGATTCTGCATGCATACCTTTCGATGCATTGGCATTTAACAGCCTCAAATACAACAGTAAATATATCCAATCAActggttttgttttcaatttcaaaaagCCAGACTTACCTAGCCAACTGTCCCTAACTTTATCCCCTATGACGACCACTTTATTGTTCCTTTCCTTCGCCTTCTCCTCATTCAAGCTGGCTTTGATGGCTTTGGTGACGGTAGAGTGAATACCTCCGCATAGACCACGATCACTAGACACAGCGATGATTAAATGATTTGGTTTGCTTAAGTCCGATTCTATCTCTGCTCTGTCGTACAACGCTGCAGAGGTAGATAGTACAACTTGTTATATAATTAGCGATTGGAAATATAAAATGTGGTAAGTTATTATATCATGCAGGGCTAAAAATACATAATGGCAAATTGCCCCCAACCCACTCCATTTCACAAAATAGCCCTACAAACTATATGTCACTGGCAGAAGGAACACAAGAGGGCTTCATTCTGTAGAACACCTGGTGGTAATAAAAATTAATCTGTCTTTACACCACTACAACCAGCATGGAGGACCATTGTATACCACACCCTTTTTTTTAAACTGGTAATAGCATTTCagcctaaaaatgtttgattgggtCTCTCAATGTCATGCAAACTTACCTGTTGCACCTGCACCGTATGACCTAGCTGGTCTCAGATCTTTCTCAGCCTTGGCATACCTAGCAGCTGCTATCATTTTCATGGACTTGGTGATCTTCTGGATGTTCTTGACGGACTTCAGCCGCGTCTGAACTGTAAATGACAATGGTGAAAACAAGTTTGGAGTTTAAACAAGAGTTCTATCTCCAGAAAGTTATATTTATACACATATAAGACGTCATACTGTCTGTGCAATTTCATAAGTCACTGTTACTTAGCTAACAAAACTATGCCAACTTGAGACCCGGGCTTGAGACAAAGTTATTTGGAACCACATTATTTGCCAAATCTCTGTCTTTCTTAATATTTACAATAATATCATTCCAGTCACCATGAATAAAGCTAAGTTAAGTTTACATATTTGCCTACTCAATGTCTCAAAGCCAAAAAACTTGCAACATATACTAGTAGAACAAACAAGTGTGCTTTATTGTATGTTTGTATTCTTGTAATTGTTCAGGCCCATGATTTTGCGAATCGAAGTGATTTTTTAGAAAAACAGAATTTGATCTTATTAGAAaacagaaaacttgccactctagcaAAGACAAAGTATGAAATGTATATGTTTCCGCAGAAGCAATCCAATATGAATTTACCATTTATATGAATTTACCATTTAAGAGTACACAACAGACGTTATTTTGTTCAATGTCTAATTGAATCATGTACAGTTGTACACCATCTGcatatatgtacattgtatttgattCAAAGAACACTTACTTAGCTTCAGGGTTGCCATGATTAAACAATCTCACGATctgtaaggaaaaggagaaaaacATTAATCAATCAGATAAAATCTTAATTAAGATATATGTGGTTAAGGGTGTacttaaagccaagaattttctgcgttacaaatgctaaattccgcttttctccgctttgtaattttagcacatttctgacataataaaatttcacaagaatcttgtgacgatcattgcgatttgcaaagttgggatgggtaattgggtatcatggctgcaatggggcgttgtacggtaaatctatgacggattttactttattttgatgaattttgaagagccatttcatttagtattttatttatttcttttcaattgtatttttttcctttttccaggtcatttttgcttatttttttatatttttttctcagaaatgcgttttccgctttatctCCGAATTCCGTGATTTTCGCTGTTTTTCCGCATCGCGgtaaattcttggctttaggtgtactacacctctggccaattttgtgcctatttttgcaatttctcaaaaattatagcgcattgatgacaagtaagatatgtatattataggggcaaggactacaactactgcactgaactcAAGGCaaggtagttattgatttattgatcaaatattgggttttccctcatttttgactgtaataccacaactgttgtctgtgctgaaataaaatttccaatgcagtagttgtagtccttgcccctataatatacttatcttacttgtgaccaatgcgctataatttttgagaaaaatgcaaaaataggcacaaaattgggcaggggtgtagtaccctgtTAAGGGTTGAACCCTAGGCTTTTCTGCATCACATACACCTGTAAGCAATATTTGATACCCTGTCTGTACTTACTTTTGTCCAAAATACAACtaaaaagcataaattctgcCTGTCCACAAAACATTTCAGTTGTCCCAAAAATATGTTGTAGTTTTGAGTgcaaaaattcaaatttgtttgatgttttttgctcTGGAAAATCCGTAGTTACAAATTGGTAACCCTGTGCAAGCTTCAAAATTCGCCATTCTGATCATGCGAATCTGAAGCACCAGTTGGTTCATCTCGAACAACCACAATGTGTGGACcaaaatatttgtgtacataaTTTTAGGTCTGtattaaattgatattttgtacaatttgtacagctATCGAATCTATACCCTATCACGATCAAACGTACCTGTATGTAAAAAGTGTCCATAAACACAATACCTTGCACATTTCTGGCCAAAATGGTAAACAATACATGACGTTTCGATAGGGAAAATGGAGATATCGAAGTTGCATTTTACATCAAACAGCCGCAAGAGTAAAacgttctgaaggatcggtaatgatTAACAGCTGGCCTggtttatttgaagtgcatattgaagtttgtaagtttgtgacttcgtatgtttaTATGTGCAATAGATATATAGGAAGCTTAAAATTGGCAGGCCATCCTGGAATTTATCGGTGTCTTCCAAGATTGTATTGATGTTCTGGACACGTCACACCGGAAACTTGTGTGACGTGACCACACTGAACATAACCAGTTGGCACCATTGACTAACTCAGTGAAATGGGACAATATTCAGAAGTGGACATGCTGAACAAGTGGACATCACAGCCTCAGCATAATACTGTGTTCTAGCAGTGGCCCATAGATCTCTCTAAAGTAGGGTACCTATACATGATTTACccacaagtgactcatttcggaatgcaatCATGCATGAAAATGGTAAGAAAATCTGCTGCTTCACTGGGAGTCGAACCAGCGATCTGTTACTTTGTTGTTTATGAAGCCAGTTCTTTACCGCTAGGCTACGGGTGTGGTTGGGCAGAGAAATATAAaacataaatctcataatgctgtGTTTAGCTTAATTTGTTTTACAtaacacatttttgtaaaaagaTGGAATGGTCATTTTATGTTTGGAGAAGATctcaaaacaaataatgaagacaCTGAATAATGAAATTGCATAAAGTCAGGAAATATCTGGgacgcaatgttttgttttggtttttggaaTTTGACCTTACAATTTTATACGACTTATGGCATTAAtcattcaaaatcaacaaaatatatttcaaagcTCAGTATATGGCTGCATTCTTTCTCTGGAGTTTTTTGAacatgtgaaatagcttcaacaatcatggttcgctgcataatcgTAAAAACAGCCTTTGCCTAAAAAATTTAATGATTCAATGGCATGAATGGGGGTAGTTCGTTTGTGCgccctataatcaaattaagtatttcttggccaaactggaacactgaatgctagtggctccgcgataaacacacacgaaaatagcgcggtacagaagaaagtatatacATGCGCCTTACACtacgtacacgcttagtacattACATGGACGCAACATGCATGtcccagtttggccaagaaatacttaatttgattatagtagaATAGAAATGAATTAATGAAAAAAAAGCCGCATGCATGTGATTTCAAAAAGTTCTGGACGCAAATCTACTACCGGTACTTTAGTTAATTCCATGGCCTTTAATcaattgcagtaaacctttgacgagcgcttATTTTTAGCATACATCGTGTATTAACTGCATTGGACGCACtgtgtctctgattggctgctgaagtGATCTGCTGTTGCTGAGTGGAATTTATGAATGATCTGTGCGCCGTACGTGTTGTAAgctcaggggtgtgagtgacctctattgaaaaaagaggaaaagcactgaaatatgctcaaaatgggctgaaaatgaaagaaaaagctaaaatgttgcagaatttgcaacatcacggacCTCACGGTCATAAATACAATGTCAATGTCAAATTACACAACATTCATAGTCAACACTATAGAAGAATTAtgtaattcgtgtacatcgtggaacattcaactacgcttgttactccgcgactaatcatgctaatacacaagcgcacaacgctactctacgcgtc
The Amphiura filiformis chromosome 3, Afil_fr2py, whole genome shotgun sequence DNA segment above includes these coding regions:
- the LOC140148872 gene encoding ATP synthase subunit gamma, mitochondrial-like, whose translation is MATLKLIQTRLKSVKNIQKITKSMKMIAAARYAKAEKDLRPARSYGAGATALYDRAEIESDLSKPNHLIIAVSSDRGLCGGIHSTVTKAIKASLNEEKAKERNNKVVVIGDKVRDSWLGKTHPKNILFHIKEVGRKPPNFTEASLISSAIMNEGFEFDTAEIFYNKFKSVVSYQLTSQPVLPFDALSGSDKITVYDDVDADILRNYTEFQLASILYYCIMESACSEQSARMTAMDAASKNAGEMIDKLTLQFNRTRQAVITRELIEIISGAAAL